A portion of the Deinococcus peraridilitoris DSM 19664 genome contains these proteins:
- a CDS encoding tyrosine-type recombinase/integrase — protein MLRNQKRRSNDSGSIFYRKKREQWVARVPLSWHHPSGKRHLERAFASQKEAERYLRQAMVERDKGTLTIAWRKTLGEYLDGWLLAKEQNDKRRPSTLLDYRGTFKNHVKPYLGPVRLEKLATDDIRLLHRKLREAGRSESSIRRAHNHLKTALQDAVREEILARNVAALVRAPKVPRTLQQSWTLTEVQTFWQHVQDHPLKALWITAILTGLRRGELAGLRWQDLDFEQRELHVRVTITEIAGKLQFGPPKSRNAVRVVPLPNDLLPILQEHRERWAPVTALTPAPWREEDFVFLSWSDGWPLRPSTMNRTHTRLCREAGVKKIRVHDLRRTYVSILGAKKGLSLRAIAEFVGHADPAFTARVYQDVLPQERKRAADQLEGVAGGRQYAVASGAVHRTGPRLTVPGQLSDSPRPMKLTLSLLKQRRGVGWSPRARLGAPGSKCRPTLRVGLHLR, from the coding sequence ATGCTGCGTAACCAGAAACGCCGCAGCAACGACTCCGGCAGCATCTTCTACCGGAAAAAGCGTGAGCAGTGGGTCGCGCGGGTCCCGCTGTCCTGGCATCACCCCAGCGGCAAACGTCACCTGGAGCGCGCCTTCGCGTCCCAGAAAGAAGCCGAGCGGTACCTGCGCCAGGCGATGGTCGAGCGGGACAAAGGAACCCTCACCATCGCCTGGCGCAAAACGCTGGGGGAGTATCTCGATGGCTGGCTGCTCGCCAAAGAACAGAACGACAAACGCCGCCCTTCCACCCTGCTCGATTACCGCGGCACCTTCAAGAATCACGTCAAGCCGTACCTCGGTCCGGTCCGGCTGGAGAAACTCGCGACCGACGACATCCGGCTGCTGCACCGCAAGCTCCGCGAGGCGGGCAGGTCGGAATCCAGCATCCGCCGGGCCCACAATCACCTCAAGACCGCCTTGCAGGACGCGGTGCGCGAAGAAATCCTCGCCCGCAATGTCGCCGCGCTGGTTCGCGCGCCCAAGGTGCCCCGCACCCTCCAGCAGTCCTGGACGCTCACCGAAGTGCAGACCTTCTGGCAGCACGTCCAGGACCATCCACTCAAGGCGCTGTGGATCACCGCGATCCTGACCGGCCTGCGGCGCGGAGAACTGGCGGGCTTGCGCTGGCAGGACCTCGATTTCGAGCAGCGTGAGCTGCACGTCCGGGTGACCATCACCGAAATTGCCGGCAAGCTGCAGTTCGGCCCGCCGAAGTCGCGCAACGCCGTGCGGGTGGTGCCGCTGCCCAATGATCTGCTGCCGATCCTGCAGGAGCACCGTGAGCGCTGGGCGCCCGTCACGGCCTTGACTCCCGCACCCTGGCGGGAAGAGGACTTCGTATTTCTGTCGTGGAGTGACGGCTGGCCGTTGCGGCCCAGCACCATGAACCGCACCCACACCCGCCTGTGCCGCGAAGCGGGCGTGAAGAAGATCCGGGTGCATGACCTGCGCCGCACCTACGTCAGCATCCTGGGCGCCAAAAAAGGCCTGTCGCTGCGGGCGATCGCGGAGTTTGTCGGGCATGCCGATCCGGCCTTCACCGCGCGGGTGTATCAGGACGTGCTGCCTCAGGAACGTAAGCGGGCGGCGGATCAGCTTGAAGGAGTTGCTGGAGGACGACAGTACGCCGTAGCGTCCGGTGCTGTTCATCGTACGGGTCCTCGATTGACAGTGCCCGGCCAGTTGAGCGATTCGCCACGGCCCATGAAGTTGACGCTGTCTCTGCTGAAGCAGCGCCGCGGTGTGGGATGGTCACCCCGCGCTCGACTTGGCGCCCCGGGAAGCAAGTGCAGACCTACCCTGAGGGTGGGTCTGCACTTGAGGTAA
- a CDS encoding acetyl-CoA carboxylase carboxyltransferase subunit alpha has product MSEASLQGLERQIVDLERLARETGENFEAELQPLRDKLGRLRSERSQNLSRWERVQLARAPGRPTALEYVHRLFTGFVELHGDRAFGDDPALIGGPAQFGDQSVMLLMQHKGRDTKGKIRRRFGMSNPEGYRKAIRLMDLADKFGLPVIALIDTPGAYPGIEAEERGQGWAIAESIQRMARLRVPVVCAVIGEGGSGGALAIGVGNRVLIQENAWYSVISPEACASIVWRDAAKAPEAAEALQLTAPDLKRLGIVEDVIAEPVGGAHLDAVEAARLLGEALELHLRELQQLSSEQLLAQRSQRFRRLGVFAEV; this is encoded by the coding sequence ATGAGCGAAGCCAGCCTGCAAGGCCTGGAACGTCAGATTGTCGATCTGGAGCGCCTGGCACGTGAAACCGGCGAGAACTTCGAGGCAGAACTGCAACCGCTGCGCGACAAGCTGGGCCGGCTCCGCAGCGAGCGCAGTCAGAACCTCAGTCGCTGGGAGCGGGTTCAACTGGCCCGCGCACCCGGAAGGCCGACCGCGCTCGAGTACGTGCACCGGCTGTTCACCGGCTTCGTAGAGCTGCACGGTGACCGCGCCTTTGGCGACGACCCGGCCCTGATCGGCGGTCCGGCGCAGTTCGGGGACCAGAGCGTGATGCTGCTGATGCAGCACAAGGGGCGTGATACCAAGGGCAAGATCCGCCGCCGTTTTGGTATGAGCAATCCCGAGGGTTATCGCAAGGCCATCCGGTTGATGGACCTCGCCGACAAGTTCGGCCTGCCGGTGATTGCGCTCATAGACACACCCGGCGCGTATCCCGGCATCGAGGCCGAGGAACGGGGACAGGGCTGGGCGATTGCCGAGAGCATTCAGCGTATGGCCCGGCTGCGCGTTCCGGTGGTGTGTGCCGTGATCGGCGAGGGCGGTTCCGGCGGCGCCCTGGCGATCGGGGTAGGCAACCGCGTGCTGATTCAGGAAAACGCCTGGTACAGCGTTATTTCCCCCGAGGCCTGCGCCAGCATCGTCTGGCGCGACGCCGCCAAAGCTCCCGAAGCCGCCGAGGCCTTGCAGCTCACGGCGCCGGACCTCAAGCGCCTCGGGATCGTCGAAGATGTCATTGCTGAGCCCGTAGGGGGTGCGCATCTCGATGCGGTCGAAGCGGCGCGCCTGCTGGGGGAGGCCCTGGAGCTGCACCTGCGCGAACTGCAACAGCTCAGTTCGGAACAGCTGCTCGCCCAGCGCTCGCAGCGTTTTCGCCGCCTGGGTGTGTTCGCGGAAGTTTGA
- a CDS encoding PxKF domain-containing protein — translation MSAVLLSLSLAACGTQPKSTPAQTAVIPLDTVTVSDNDLVTSGKRSIQPGQAGTVSVYLVATSEAGDARNCNATPGQSVRVALTTTDPRIEKDSTGIAGYTTLTDCGQSAAGSIRYSASTSATPSTDDSDVARMTLVASGGKQGSTYTYPLASFTVQFTPAPPPQAPRDSSGPEITSEIIGTLGLNNWYTSDVTVRWNVTDDGSAISSMTGCDASTAQEDTSGLTLTCSATSAGGTTSRSVTFKRDATAPTISAAPSRAPNQHGWYNDDVNVNFTCNDSQPGSGLAAGACPSAHTQSEETGQNGQNISKSVTDQAGNSATSDPANIKLDKTAPRLNPSVTPNPVLLGGTANASAGASDPLSGLASQACDAVVTSRVGAQQVTCRAADLAGNTAQGNAAYSVIYEFQGFFSPVDNGGTLNRAKAGSAVPVKFSLKGDQGLSILASGSPTAKVINCSSTASTDDVEVTSTAGSSSLSFDSVAGHYVYVWKTDKAWAGQCRQLVVKLADDTVHTANFTFVR, via the coding sequence TTGAGTGCTGTACTCCTGTCCCTCTCCCTGGCCGCCTGCGGCACCCAGCCCAAAAGCACTCCAGCGCAAACCGCCGTGATACCGCTCGACACCGTCACCGTGAGCGATAACGATCTTGTGACCAGCGGAAAACGTTCCATCCAGCCTGGTCAGGCTGGAACTGTCAGCGTGTACCTGGTCGCCACCAGTGAAGCAGGAGATGCCAGAAACTGCAACGCCACACCCGGACAATCCGTGCGGGTGGCACTGACCACGACCGACCCCAGAATCGAGAAGGACTCCACCGGCATCGCCGGATATACCACCCTGACGGATTGCGGTCAAAGCGCGGCGGGCAGCATCCGCTACAGCGCGTCCACCAGCGCTACTCCCAGCACCGACGACAGTGACGTCGCCCGCATGACCCTGGTCGCCTCCGGCGGCAAACAAGGCAGCACCTACACTTACCCGCTGGCTTCCTTTACCGTTCAGTTCACCCCCGCACCTCCTCCTCAGGCTCCCCGCGACAGCAGCGGTCCGGAGATTACGTCGGAAATCATCGGCACGTTAGGCCTGAACAACTGGTATACCAGCGACGTCACGGTACGCTGGAACGTCACTGACGACGGGAGCGCGATCAGCAGCATGACCGGCTGTGACGCCAGCACGGCTCAGGAAGATACCTCCGGGCTGACGCTCACCTGTTCTGCCACCAGCGCGGGCGGAACGACCAGCCGATCCGTCACCTTCAAGCGTGACGCGACGGCGCCCACCATCAGTGCCGCCCCCAGTCGCGCGCCCAACCAGCATGGCTGGTACAACGACGATGTGAACGTCAACTTCACCTGCAACGACAGCCAGCCCGGATCGGGCCTCGCCGCCGGCGCCTGCCCGTCCGCCCACACGCAATCAGAGGAGACCGGCCAGAATGGCCAGAATATCTCGAAGAGCGTGACCGACCAGGCGGGAAACTCGGCGACCAGCGACCCTGCCAACATCAAGCTCGACAAGACCGCCCCACGGCTCAACCCCAGCGTGACCCCCAACCCGGTGCTGCTTGGCGGGACGGCCAACGCCAGCGCGGGCGCCAGCGACCCCCTGTCAGGTCTCGCGAGCCAAGCCTGCGACGCGGTCGTGACCAGCCGTGTTGGTGCGCAGCAAGTAACCTGCCGCGCCGCTGACCTTGCCGGCAACACCGCCCAAGGCAACGCCGCGTACAGCGTCATTTACGAATTCCAGGGGTTCTTCAGCCCGGTGGACAACGGTGGCACGCTCAACCGCGCCAAGGCGGGCAGCGCTGTTCCCGTGAAGTTCAGCTTGAAGGGCGATCAGGGCCTGTCGATCCTCGCTTCCGGTTCTCCCACCGCCAAGGTCATCAATTGCAGCTCCACCGCGAGCACGGATGATGTCGAGGTGACCTCCACCGCGGGTTCGAGCAGCCTCAGCTTTGACAGCGTAGCCGGTCACTACGTGTACGTCTGGAAGACCGACAAGGCCTGGGCAGGCCAGTGCCGCCAACTGGTCGTAAAGCTGGCCGATGACACCGTACACACTGCCAACTTCACCTTTGTCCGCTGA
- a CDS encoding helix-turn-helix domain-containing protein — protein MTVLASLATKYLPCIRLGQRYRFPRRALMRWIDEQLLHQQ, from the coding sequence GTGACGGTCCTGGCCAGTTTGGCAACCAAGTACCTGCCCTGCATCCGCCTCGGTCAACGCTACCGTTTTCCACGCCGGGCCCTGATGCGCTGGATCGACGAGCAGCTCCTCCACCAGCAATGA